The following are from one region of the Bacillota bacterium genome:
- a CDS encoding DUF1573 domain-containing protein encodes MKDLICDEFQNTVAELLIRHQSVLDVLSKSQEANARVNRAVVKAVTSCGCINVEAKKQAIPPDASLAEMKRYFESHLRGSLCSNCEEIIEMEIGKSLFYLAALCNLLGLNLYDIFIKEHKKISTLRVFNFT; translated from the coding sequence ATGAAAGACCTGATTTGCGACGAGTTTCAAAACACTGTAGCTGAACTTTTGATCCGTCACCAAAGTGTTCTCGATGTTTTATCCAAGTCACAAGAGGCCAACGCTCGAGTAAATCGGGCTGTTGTTAAAGCTGTTACCAGTTGTGGTTGCATAAACGTGGAAGCCAAGAAACAAGCCATCCCGCCCGATGCCTCGCTCGCTGAAATGAAGCGGTATTTTGAAAGCCATTTACGGGGTTCTCTGTGCTCTAACTGCGAGGAAATCATCGAGATGGAAATTGGCAAATCTCTGTTTTACCTGGCCGCACTCTGTAACCTGCTGGGCCTTAATTTATACGATATTTTTATTAAGGAACATAAAAAGATTTCAACACTCCGCGTGTTCAATTTTACTTAA